One region of Bradyrhizobium betae genomic DNA includes:
- a CDS encoding ATP-grasp domain-containing protein: MAASGERIFLQAIRHYCANHGIAVDVRAGGWLIAMHRGARRHFAFGYDIGLNSAIAHRLANDKSATAEALTLEGVPCIPHQLFLNPKLGETIVGAGWREAMLGLLHDHPEGVVVKPNEGTSGRSVFRATTEAELDHASGEVFSMSAGLVISPYVAIEEEVRVILLDEEPLVVYSKQRGADWRHNLDAGAQPVLMEDGDVRAACVKLAIDAARAIGITFASIDVVRVHGAWQVLEINSGVMMEALGKLHPELVQATYDAALDRVFGDHR; the protein is encoded by the coding sequence ATGGCGGCGAGCGGCGAGCGGATCTTCCTCCAGGCGATCAGGCACTATTGTGCGAACCACGGCATCGCGGTCGATGTTCGCGCCGGTGGCTGGCTGATCGCGATGCACCGGGGCGCAAGGCGCCATTTCGCCTTCGGCTATGACATCGGCCTCAACAGCGCCATCGCCCATCGCCTCGCCAACGACAAATCGGCGACGGCCGAGGCGCTGACGCTGGAAGGCGTGCCCTGCATTCCGCATCAGCTCTTCCTCAACCCGAAGCTGGGCGAGACTATTGTTGGCGCCGGCTGGCGAGAGGCCATGCTCGGGCTGCTTCACGATCATCCGGAGGGCGTGGTGGTCAAGCCGAACGAGGGGACGTCGGGACGATCCGTCTTCAGGGCGACGACGGAGGCCGAACTCGACCACGCGTCTGGCGAGGTCTTTTCGATGAGCGCGGGGCTCGTGATCTCGCCCTATGTCGCGATCGAGGAGGAGGTCCGAGTGATCCTGCTCGATGAGGAGCCCCTCGTCGTCTACAGCAAGCAGCGTGGCGCGGACTGGCGGCACAATCTCGATGCCGGGGCACAGCCGGTGCTGATGGAGGACGGCGATGTTCGCGCTGCCTGCGTGAAGCTCGCGATCGACGCCGCGCGCGCCATCGGCATCACCTTCGCGTCGATCGACGTCGTTCGCGTCCATGGCGCGTGGCAGGTGCTGGAAATCAATTCTGGCGTGATGATGGAAGCGCTGGGCAAGCTGCATCCGGAGCTGGTGCAGGCGACGTATGACGCGGCGCTGGATCGGGTGTTTGGGGATCACCGCTAG
- a CDS encoding ferredoxin--NADP reductase yields MSAFYREKVLSVQHWTDTLFSFRATRDTGFRFQNGQFAMIGLEIDGRPLLRAYSMASANHEEELEFFSIKVQDGPLTSRLQKIKEGDTILVGRKATGTLITDNLIPGKRLMLLSTGTGLAPFASLIKDPDVYDQFESIVLVHGCRQVSELAYGEKLVATLREDELFGELLADKLIYYPTVTREPFKNRGRITDLINSEQIFNDIGQGPLDIATDRVMMCGSPAMLEELKVMFEGRDFIEGSGNKPGHFVIEKAFVER; encoded by the coding sequence ATGAGCGCGTTTTACCGAGAGAAGGTTCTTTCCGTCCAGCACTGGACCGACACGTTGTTCAGCTTCCGCGCCACGCGCGACACCGGCTTCCGCTTCCAGAACGGCCAGTTCGCGATGATCGGCCTCGAGATCGACGGCCGTCCGCTGCTGCGCGCCTACAGCATGGCAAGCGCCAACCACGAGGAAGAGCTCGAGTTCTTCTCGATCAAGGTTCAGGACGGCCCGCTCACCTCGCGCCTCCAGAAGATCAAGGAAGGCGACACCATCCTGGTCGGCCGCAAGGCGACCGGCACGCTGATCACCGACAATCTCATTCCCGGCAAGCGGCTGATGCTGCTCTCGACCGGCACGGGCCTCGCGCCGTTCGCCAGCCTGATCAAGGACCCCGATGTCTACGACCAGTTTGAGAGCATCGTGCTGGTGCATGGCTGCCGTCAGGTCTCCGAGCTCGCCTATGGCGAAAAGCTCGTTGCGACTTTGCGTGAGGACGAACTGTTCGGTGAACTGCTGGCGGACAAGCTCATCTATTATCCGACCGTGACCCGCGAGCCGTTCAAGAACCGCGGCCGCATCACCGACCTCATCAACTCCGAGCAGATCTTCAACGATATCGGCCAGGGCCCGCTCGACATCGCGACCGACCGCGTGATGATGTGCGGCAGTCCGGCGATGCTCGAAGAGTTGAAGGTGATGTTCGAAGGCCGCGATTTCATCGAGGGCTCGGGCAACAAGCCCGGCCACTTCGTGATCGAGAAGGCGTTCGTCGAGCGCTGA
- a CDS encoding FMN-binding glutamate synthase family protein translates to MGIVVEDNKPQEAPEPSSPKRLALADEGIMETLLLPFSPRFIVLTICAVVTALLIGIGIADRKIFDILLVPILIFAALTLLGVRDLLQKSHAVLRNYPISAHIRFLLEEIRPEMRQYFFESEKDGMPFSRDTRAVVYQRAKMELDKRPFGTQEDVYREGYEWMHHSVSPKTHAEEKFRITIGGPDCKQPYWASVFNISAMSFGALSPNAVRALNAGAKKGGFAHDTGEGGFSPYHREMGGDIIWEIGSGYFGCRHLDGSFDPEAFARVAAQDQIKMVELKISQGAKPGHGGVLPAAKVSEEISKIRGVAMGEDCISPASHRAFSTPVGMMQFVAEMRKLSGGKPAGFKLCIGHPWEFLAICKAMLQTGIYPDFIVVDGNEGGTGAAPLEFMDHLGTPMREGVSFVHNALIGINARDRIKIGASGKIATAFDMARAMAIGADYCNSARGFMFSLGCIQSLSCHTDRCPTGVATQDPTRARALYVPLKIDRVHNYHHATLHSLTELIAAAGLEHPQQLRPIHFSQRTSTTDVKSFAQLYPALRPGELLEGTEDPRFRDAWRMAQAETFQPAL, encoded by the coding sequence ATGGGAATCGTGGTCGAAGACAACAAACCGCAGGAAGCTCCCGAACCCTCATCTCCCAAGCGCCTGGCGCTCGCGGACGAGGGGATCATGGAAACCCTGCTTCTGCCATTCTCGCCGCGTTTCATCGTTCTGACGATCTGCGCGGTCGTTACCGCGCTCCTGATCGGCATCGGCATCGCCGACCGCAAGATCTTCGACATCCTGCTGGTCCCGATCCTGATCTTTGCTGCGCTCACCTTGCTCGGTGTGCGCGATCTCCTGCAAAAGAGCCACGCGGTGCTGCGCAACTATCCGATCTCGGCGCATATCCGCTTCCTGCTCGAAGAGATCCGGCCCGAGATGCGGCAGTATTTCTTCGAGAGCGAAAAGGACGGCATGCCGTTCTCGCGCGACACCCGCGCGGTGGTCTATCAGCGCGCCAAGATGGAGCTCGACAAGCGCCCCTTCGGCACCCAGGAGGACGTCTATCGCGAGGGTTACGAGTGGATGCATCACTCGGTCTCGCCGAAGACGCATGCCGAGGAGAAATTCCGTATCACCATCGGCGGGCCCGACTGCAAGCAGCCCTATTGGGCCTCGGTGTTCAACATCTCCGCCATGAGTTTCGGCGCGCTCAGCCCGAATGCCGTGCGTGCGCTGAATGCCGGCGCGAAAAAGGGCGGCTTCGCGCACGATACCGGGGAGGGCGGCTTCAGCCCCTATCATCGCGAGATGGGCGGCGACATCATCTGGGAGATCGGCTCGGGCTATTTCGGCTGCCGTCACCTCGACGGCTCTTTCGATCCGGAAGCGTTCGCGCGCGTCGCCGCCCAGGACCAGATCAAGATGGTCGAGCTCAAGATCAGCCAGGGCGCCAAGCCCGGTCATGGCGGCGTGCTGCCGGCCGCGAAAGTCTCGGAGGAGATTTCGAAGATCCGCGGCGTCGCGATGGGCGAGGACTGCATCTCGCCGGCTTCGCACCGCGCCTTCTCGACGCCCGTTGGCATGATGCAGTTCGTCGCCGAGATGCGAAAGCTCTCCGGTGGCAAGCCGGCCGGCTTCAAGCTGTGCATCGGCCATCCCTGGGAATTCCTGGCGATCTGCAAGGCGATGCTGCAGACCGGCATCTATCCGGACTTCATCGTCGTCGACGGCAATGAGGGCGGCACCGGCGCCGCGCCGCTGGAGTTCATGGACCATCTGGGCACGCCGATGCGCGAGGGCGTCAGCTTCGTGCACAACGCGCTGATCGGCATCAACGCACGCGACCGCATCAAGATCGGTGCCTCCGGCAAGATCGCCACCGCCTTCGACATGGCGCGCGCGATGGCGATCGGCGCCGACTATTGCAATTCGGCGCGCGGCTTCATGTTCTCGCTCGGCTGCATCCAGTCGCTGAGCTGCCACACCGACCGCTGCCCGACCGGGGTCGCGACGCAGGACCCGACCCGCGCCCGTGCGCTCTACGTGCCGCTCAAGATCGACCGCGTGCACAATTATCACCACGCCACGCTGCATTCGCTGACCGAGCTGATCGCCGCGGCCGGCCTCGAACATCCACAGCAGCTGCGCCCGATTCATTTCAGCCAGCGGACGTCGACGACCGACGTGAAGTCTTTCGCGCAGCTCTATCCGGCGTTGCGCCCGGGGGAATTGCTCGAGGGCACCGAGGATCCCAGGTTCCGCGACGCCTGGAGGATGGCGCAGGCGGAGACGTTCCAGCCGGCGCTCTGA
- a CDS encoding PilZ domain-containing protein, which translates to MDERRDRARHRVLKAGTIEFGGGAIDCTVRNFSDTGAALDVSSPVGIPEHFTLIIQADGTHLACTVVWRKERRIGVRFG; encoded by the coding sequence ATGGACGAGCGACGCGATAGAGCCAGGCATCGTGTGCTGAAAGCCGGAACCATCGAGTTCGGCGGCGGCGCGATCGACTGCACCGTCCGCAATTTTTCCGACACCGGCGCCGCCCTCGACGTCTCCAGCCCCGTCGGCATCCCCGAACACTTCACGCTCATCATCCAGGCGGATGGAACGCATCTCGCCTGCACCGTGGTCTGGCGCAAGGAAAGACGCATCGGGGTGAGGTTCGGGTGA
- a CDS encoding hemolysin family protein: MLSVELIIVVVLIVINGLLSMSELAVVSSRPARLSLLAAKGVRGAERALKLAADPGKFLSTVQIGITLVGVLSGAFSGATLGQRLTQWLVEAGLSAGVADIVGVGIVVTLITYATLIVGELVPKQVALRDPESVAVKVAPAMHVLAKVSLPLVFLLDLSGKLILTLLGRGGKAEEKVSEYEIHHLVTEAENAGVLEPGEKEMIAGVMRLGDRPVGAVMTPRTEVHEIDLNDAPEAIQEIIAKSPHSRFPVSDGDRDKPIGVLQAKDLLIAYMNERAPDLRALVREAPGIPASADARDVLAILRSAPVHIGFVYDEYGAFEGMVTAADILESIVGAFHSEQGPPEPAYVRRSDDSLLVSGWMPVDEFGELLGIELPPHRYNTVAGLVLQQFNALPDIGDAFDFGGWHIEVIDLDGRRIDKILASRTGEVETG; this comes from the coding sequence ATGTTGTCCGTCGAACTCATCATCGTCGTCGTTCTGATCGTCATCAACGGCCTGTTATCCATGTCCGAGCTGGCCGTGGTCTCGTCCCGCCCGGCCCGGTTGTCGCTGCTTGCCGCCAAGGGTGTGCGCGGCGCCGAACGGGCTCTGAAGCTGGCGGCCGATCCCGGAAAGTTCCTCTCGACGGTGCAGATCGGCATCACCCTGGTCGGCGTGCTCTCGGGCGCGTTCTCCGGCGCGACGCTGGGCCAGCGGCTGACGCAATGGCTGGTCGAGGCTGGTCTCTCCGCCGGCGTTGCCGACATCGTCGGCGTCGGCATCGTGGTCACTCTCATCACCTACGCCACGCTGATCGTGGGCGAGCTGGTGCCGAAACAGGTGGCGCTGCGCGATCCCGAAAGCGTCGCGGTGAAGGTTGCGCCGGCGATGCACGTGCTTGCGAAGGTATCGCTGCCGCTCGTCTTCCTGCTCGATCTCTCCGGCAAGCTGATCCTCACGCTGCTCGGCCGCGGCGGCAAGGCCGAGGAGAAGGTGTCGGAGTATGAGATCCATCATCTCGTCACCGAGGCCGAGAATGCAGGCGTGCTCGAGCCCGGCGAGAAGGAGATGATCGCCGGCGTGATGCGGCTCGGCGACAGGCCGGTCGGCGCCGTCATGACGCCGCGCACGGAGGTCCACGAGATTGACCTGAATGATGCGCCGGAAGCCATCCAGGAGATCATCGCAAAGAGCCCGCATTCGCGTTTTCCCGTCTCCGACGGCGACCGCGACAAGCCGATCGGCGTGCTGCAGGCCAAGGACCTGCTGATCGCCTATATGAACGAACGCGCGCCGGATCTGCGCGCACTGGTGCGCGAGGCGCCCGGCATTCCGGCGTCGGCCGACGCTCGCGACGTGCTGGCCATCCTGAGATCTGCGCCGGTTCACATCGGTTTCGTGTACGACGAATACGGTGCCTTCGAGGGCATGGTGACCGCCGCCGACATCCTCGAATCGATCGTCGGCGCCTTCCATTCGGAGCAAGGACCGCCGGAGCCGGCCTATGTCAGGCGCAGCGACGACTCGTTGCTGGTCTCCGGCTGGATGCCGGTCGACGAGTTCGGCGAGCTGCTCGGCATCGAGCTGCCGCCGCACCGCTACAACACGGTCGCCGGCCTCGTGCTGCAACAGTTCAACGCGCTGCCTGACATCGGCGATGCCTTCGACTTCGGCGGCTGGCACATCGAGGTGATCGATCTCGACGGGCGGCGGATCGACAAGATTCTGGCGAGCCGGACGGGTGAAGTCGAGACGGGGTGA
- a CDS encoding TadE/TadG family type IV pilus assembly protein, with translation MLRRVVLRFQRDRKANVAIIFALMMVPTIFLLGMALDYTLALRKREQLNAAADAAAIAAVRPAMLTQTDSTVVQATATAVFAAKANLAGLKTTPTPTVNVVDSGLQRTITVSYAAESINNFPGVLGKQTWQIAGSATARASSAPNMNFYLLMDDSPSMGIGATATDIAALITYTAPAYQSAGASQNCGFACHQTNIAHDGGTKDNLAIARQRNITLRIDLVTSAVNQLLNSWSNCPQSGVSGGVMQCMAALNNTTYKAALYTFDLALNTLATLTTPSSAGTQVSNISLMPVAYQNCVVVTTNCKTDNGTNIAGALTSINAIMPTPGLGTNATGDTPQEVVFLVTDGVEDKISATCPNASFASNSRCQQPLDTAMCTTIKNRGIKIAVLYTEYLQLIANPSTGIQKTDSWYMSWIDKYDQPTSSTGQIAQNLQACASPGFYKSVQSGGDISKALTDLFIKVASSTASLMQ, from the coding sequence ATGCTCCGCCGCGTAGTTCTTCGGTTCCAGCGAGACCGGAAGGCCAACGTCGCCATCATCTTCGCGCTGATGATGGTGCCCACCATATTTCTGCTCGGCATGGCGCTCGATTACACGCTGGCCCTGCGCAAGCGGGAGCAGTTGAACGCGGCCGCCGACGCAGCCGCGATCGCGGCCGTGAGACCGGCGATGTTGACGCAGACCGACAGCACCGTCGTCCAGGCCACCGCGACAGCCGTCTTTGCAGCGAAGGCCAACCTGGCGGGCCTCAAGACCACGCCGACACCGACGGTCAATGTCGTCGATTCCGGGCTGCAGCGGACCATCACGGTCTCCTATGCCGCGGAGTCCATCAACAATTTCCCGGGGGTTCTCGGCAAGCAGACCTGGCAGATCGCCGGTTCGGCGACCGCGCGCGCGTCGAGCGCGCCCAACATGAATTTCTATCTGCTGATGGACGACTCGCCGTCCATGGGGATTGGTGCGACCGCCACCGACATCGCCGCTCTCATCACATACACTGCCCCCGCGTACCAGTCGGCAGGGGCCTCGCAGAATTGCGGCTTCGCGTGCCATCAAACCAATATCGCTCACGACGGCGGCACCAAGGACAACCTCGCGATCGCACGGCAAAGAAACATCACCTTGCGGATCGATCTCGTAACGAGTGCCGTCAACCAGTTGCTGAATAGCTGGTCGAACTGCCCGCAGTCGGGCGTTTCGGGCGGCGTCATGCAGTGCATGGCGGCGCTGAACAACACCACCTACAAGGCGGCGCTCTATACGTTCGATTTGGCTTTGAACACACTGGCGACGCTGACAACCCCGAGCAGCGCCGGAACCCAAGTTTCCAATATCTCGCTGATGCCGGTCGCCTACCAGAACTGCGTCGTCGTGACGACCAACTGCAAGACCGACAATGGCACGAATATCGCCGGTGCGCTTACCAGCATCAACGCCATCATGCCTACCCCCGGGCTTGGGACCAACGCGACGGGAGACACGCCGCAGGAAGTGGTGTTCCTGGTCACCGACGGCGTCGAAGACAAGATCTCCGCGACCTGTCCAAACGCGAGCTTCGCCTCCAACAGTCGATGCCAGCAGCCGCTCGACACGGCGATGTGCACGACCATCAAGAACCGGGGTATCAAGATCGCCGTTCTGTACACGGAGTATCTGCAGCTCATCGCCAATCCCAGCACCGGTATCCAGAAGACGGACAGCTGGTACATGAGCTGGATAGACAAATACGATCAGCCTACTTCCTCAACCGGCCAGATCGCGCAAAACCTCCAGGCGTGCGCCTCGCCCGGCTTCTACAAGAGCGTTCAAAGCGGCGGCGACATATCCAAGGCGTTGACGGACCTGTTCATCAAGGTCGCGTCAAGCACAGCCAGCCTCATGCAATAG
- a CDS encoding TadE/TadG family type IV pilus assembly protein has protein sequence MVRPDIVTKRRCRDRCAAFAGDSNGATAVEFALVGAPFLALIIAVIQTFLVFFAQQTLETVTRQAARLVLTGQVQSQQMTQSVFKQAVCDQVVIFFTCSGLMVDMQVANAWSSANTATPTLTFDAKGAVSNVWQYNPGTAGDIVVLRVMYVWPVVLGPLGFNLSNLSNGNRLIMSSAAFQNEPGS, from the coding sequence ATGGTCCGACCGGACATCGTAACAAAAAGGAGATGCCGCGATCGCTGCGCCGCTTTTGCCGGGGACAGCAATGGAGCCACGGCGGTCGAGTTCGCGCTGGTTGGCGCGCCGTTCCTCGCGCTCATCATCGCAGTCATTCAAACGTTTCTTGTCTTCTTTGCCCAGCAGACGCTCGAAACCGTGACGCGTCAGGCGGCCCGCCTGGTTCTGACCGGGCAGGTGCAATCCCAGCAGATGACGCAGTCCGTGTTCAAGCAGGCGGTCTGCGATCAGGTCGTGATATTCTTCACCTGCAGCGGCTTGATGGTCGACATGCAGGTCGCCAATGCGTGGTCTTCGGCGAATACGGCCACGCCCACATTGACGTTCGACGCCAAGGGCGCCGTCTCGAATGTCTGGCAATACAATCCCGGAACTGCCGGCGATATCGTCGTGCTCCGCGTGATGTACGTATGGCCGGTCGTGCTGGGGCCGCTTGGTTTCAATCTCTCAAATCTTTCGAACGGTAACCGGCTCATCATGTCGTCGGCCGCTTTCCAGAATGAACCGGGTTCTTAA
- a CDS encoding TadE/TadG family type IV pilus assembly protein, whose protein sequence is MIARMRFRARHLWTDARGVAATEFAIISPFLLLLYVGGVELGNGLSMNVKVSATAHSVADMVSQNTQVTSSQMDSILAASSAIMAPYATTSGGASLMTITVSEVSTDSTGKATVQWSKSTSSSGARAIGQQMTLSAYTAPDPKNPNNANISLILSEVSYDYTPNLGFAISGTVKLTDSYYLFPRCSTNSPASSSFPYYDVKYPATTTCTCVQHLQQKSC, encoded by the coding sequence ATGATCGCCCGCATGAGGTTTCGCGCGCGGCACCTGTGGACCGATGCCAGGGGCGTTGCCGCGACGGAATTCGCCATCATCAGCCCGTTCCTGCTGTTGCTCTATGTCGGCGGCGTCGAGCTCGGCAACGGCCTGTCCATGAACGTCAAGGTCAGCGCAACCGCGCACAGTGTTGCCGACATGGTGTCGCAGAACACGCAGGTTACGTCGTCCCAGATGGACAGCATTCTTGCAGCTTCGTCGGCCATCATGGCTCCGTATGCCACCACCAGCGGCGGCGCCTCCCTGATGACGATCACGGTGTCCGAGGTCTCGACCGACAGCACCGGCAAGGCGACGGTGCAATGGAGCAAGTCGACCAGCTCGTCGGGAGCCAGAGCAATCGGTCAGCAGATGACGTTGTCGGCGTATACGGCGCCGGACCCGAAGAATCCGAACAATGCCAACATCTCGCTGATCCTGAGCGAGGTGTCCTACGACTACACGCCCAATCTGGGCTTCGCGATCAGCGGCACCGTCAAGCTGACCGACAGCTATTACCTGTTTCCGCGCTGCTCGACCAACAGCCCGGCCTCGTCGAGTTTCCCGTATTACGACGTGAAGTACCCGGCAACGACGACGTGCACATGCGTCCAGCATCTGCAGCAGAAGTCCTGCTAG